A genomic stretch from Porphyromonadaceae bacterium W3.11 includes:
- the yidC gene encoding membrane protein insertase YidC has protein sequence MDKNTITGFVLMGIVLVVFTWLGRPSAEQIEMQQRMNDSIALVHQQQREIEEAAKARVSNPIVADSTALDNLSVAERDSILNIKRSQTYGEMSRATIGKEELYTLENDSVAYTFSNKGGMLIGSELKQYQDYLGEPIRLIRPEEASISFNFITRTNRVINTNELYFKGEKMGPNQLKLTTTSNSGEELALIYTLKNRYILDLQIVSNGFDKVLASNAPFIDGSISLPIYQNEKSFKSEQRYSGMAYEHSDGSVDKLSTAKSTSKEMSGTVKWVAFRDMFFSTFVYSPQGLKSLEVTSDVLKGGDNLPLKDLEAKFVMEISHDNNEPLNLLFYTGPNDYALLKHIDKSLKQDDTHLTKIVEMGGWFRFINIWIIQPVFNFLERFISNYGLIIFLLTLFIKMLLMPFTYKSYMSQAKMRVLRPQIEVINEKYPGQDNMMKRQQETMALYQKAGVSTMGGCLPMLLQMPILVAMYQYFPTSINLRGESFLWAEDLSTYDDVIRFGVDIPFIGDHISLFCLLMTITQVIYMNYTTKNSGQEQMPFMKWMPYLMAIMLFSFLNQNASGLSYYYLLSMLITIVQTQGFKWAVNEEKILAKLEANKKKPKKKSKFMQRLEEAQKQQEKMLKEQRNNKKGR, from the coding sequence CGCACTGGTGCATCAACAACAAAGAGAGATCGAAGAGGCAGCCAAAGCAAGAGTATCAAATCCGATTGTAGCTGATAGCACAGCATTAGATAATCTAAGCGTAGCAGAGCGTGACTCTATCTTAAATATCAAGAGAAGCCAGACTTATGGCGAGATGTCTAGGGCAACCATAGGAAAAGAAGAACTCTACACTCTTGAGAATGACTCTGTCGCTTACACGTTTAGCAACAAGGGAGGAATGCTAATAGGTAGCGAATTAAAACAATATCAGGACTATCTGGGCGAACCTATAAGACTCATCCGACCAGAGGAAGCATCTATCTCCTTTAACTTTATCACACGTACGAATAGAGTTATTAATACGAATGAGCTTTATTTCAAGGGGGAAAAGATGGGACCTAACCAACTGAAGCTGACCACGACTAGTAACTCTGGAGAAGAACTAGCCCTCATATACACTCTGAAAAATAGGTATATCCTCGACCTTCAGATCGTAAGTAATGGTTTTGATAAGGTATTAGCCTCTAATGCTCCATTTATTGATGGTTCTATATCCTTACCGATATACCAAAATGAGAAGAGCTTCAAGTCCGAACAGAGATACTCTGGCATGGCTTACGAGCATAGCGATGGCAGTGTAGATAAGCTAAGCACCGCTAAGAGTACATCCAAGGAGATGAGTGGGACAGTTAAGTGGGTGGCATTCAGAGATATGTTCTTCAGCACCTTTGTATATAGTCCTCAAGGGCTTAAGAGCCTTGAGGTGACTAGCGATGTATTAAAGGGTGGCGATAACTTACCACTTAAGGACCTAGAGGCAAAGTTTGTCATGGAAATCAGCCACGACAATAACGAACCCCTCAACCTACTCTTCTATACAGGACCTAATGACTATGCTCTACTTAAGCATATAGATAAGTCTCTAAAGCAGGATGATACTCATCTTACTAAAATAGTAGAGATGGGTGGATGGTTCCGCTTTATCAATATCTGGATAATCCAACCTGTCTTTAACTTCTTAGAGCGATTTATCAGTAATTACGGACTAATTATCTTCTTACTCACCCTTTTCATCAAGATGCTTCTGATGCCATTCACATATAAGAGTTATATGAGTCAGGCTAAGATGAGGGTACTTCGACCACAAATTGAGGTCATAAATGAGAAATATCCTGGGCAGGACAATATGATGAAGCGTCAGCAGGAGACAATGGCTCTTTATCAAAAAGCAGGTGTCAGCACCATGGGTGGTTGCTTACCGATGCTCCTTCAGATGCCTATCTTGGTAGCGATGTACCAATACTTCCCTACTAGTATTAACCTGAGGGGAGAAAGCTTCTTGTGGGCAGAAGACCTATCTACTTATGATGATGTGATTAGATTTGGAGTAGATATCCCATTTATTGGTGATCACATCAGCTTATTCTGTTTGCTCATGACTATCACTCAAGTGATTTACATGAACTATACAACTAAAAATAGTGGACAAGAACAGATGCCATTTATGAAATGGATGCCATATCTTATGGCGATCATGCTCTTCTCGTTCCTGAATCAGAATGCCTCAGGTCTTAGTTACTACTACCTGCTCTCAATGCTGATTACCATAGTCCAAACACAAGGATTCAAATGGGCAGTTAATGAGGAGAAAATCCTTGCTAAGCTAGAAGCAAATAAAAAGAAACCAAAGAAAAAATCTAAGTTTATGCAACGCCTCGAAGAAGCTCAGAAGCAGCAGGAAAAGATGCTAAAAGAGCAACGAAATAACAAGAAAGGCAGATAA
- a CDS encoding rhomboid family intramembrane serine protease, producing MRIGAESRIPTVTLNLLIINLIVWVAQSILPRVGIDFTNLFGMHYFGAKSFGVWQMISYMFLHAPGLGHIFSNMFALFMFGPVLERIWGSKRFLIFYLVTGVGAGLVQQLVWFISTPPEVLMYYSDLLLTIGASGAIFGILLAFGMIFPDIPLFILFVPVPIKAKWFVIFYGLFELFSGVASLGGSNIAHFAHLGGMLFGFLMIKYWQKKDKKQSVNGWQDFY from the coding sequence ATGAGAATAGGAGCAGAAAGTAGAATACCAACCGTTACACTTAATCTTTTGATCATTAACTTGATTGTGTGGGTCGCTCAAAGTATCCTTCCCCGAGTAGGAATAGACTTTACCAACCTCTTTGGGATGCACTACTTTGGAGCTAAGAGCTTTGGAGTGTGGCAGATGATTTCTTACATGTTCCTACATGCTCCAGGGCTAGGACATATCTTTAGTAATATGTTTGCTCTATTTATGTTTGGTCCAGTGCTAGAGCGAATCTGGGGGAGCAAAAGATTTCTTATCTTCTATCTAGTCACTGGGGTTGGTGCTGGTCTAGTCCAGCAGCTGGTCTGGTTCATATCTACCCCTCCAGAGGTGCTCATGTACTACTCCGATTTGCTCTTAACTATAGGAGCGAGTGGTGCCATCTTTGGTATTCTGTTGGCCTTCGGGATGATATTTCCAGATATCCCTTTGTTTATACTATTTGTACCCGTTCCGATTAAAGCAAAGTGGTTTGTTATTTTTTATGGGTTATTTGAGCTCTTTTCAGGAGTTGCCTCATTGGGAGGTAGCAACATAGCACACTTTGCCCACTTGGGTGGTATGCTCTTCGGGTTCCTTATGATCAAATATTGGCAAAAGAAAGATAAAAAGCAAAGCGTCAATGGGTGGCAGGATTTCTACTAA
- a CDS encoding rhomboid family intramembrane serine protease, translating to MELSNNPETILYHPWSLFTYSLLHSSYLHFGINMGLMLLILWGDKLSTEEVYALFSISAIIGGAIFVILPGPEASIIGASAGITALMAASIYRIFIHNNLWIIALPGIVLLDLLTQGLSFSLGFTVHLSGYLIGLIYALYSSKRFIDKRDQKKDEEGYVAEIISKAKTSGYQSLSNEEQEKLITSVEK from the coding sequence ATGGAGCTTAGCAACAACCCAGAGACGATACTTTATCACCCATGGAGTCTATTCACATACTCCTTATTACACAGCTCCTACCTACACTTTGGGATCAATATGGGGTTAATGCTCCTCATTCTGTGGGGTGATAAATTATCGACCGAAGAAGTGTATGCCCTCTTCTCTATATCTGCTATTATTGGGGGAGCCATCTTTGTTATCCTACCAGGACCAGAAGCAAGTATTATCGGGGCATCAGCTGGAATCACAGCACTTATGGCAGCATCTATATACCGAATATTTATCCATAATAATTTATGGATAATCGCCCTCCCTGGTATAGTCCTTCTAGATTTGCTCACGCAAGGGCTTAGCTTTTCACTAGGATTCACCGTGCATTTATCGGGATACCTAATTGGGCTAATATATGCCTTGTATAGTAGCAAGCGATTCATAGATAAAAGAGATCAAAAAAAAGATGAGGAAGGCTATGTCGCTGAAATTATATCCAAAGCCAAGACATCAGGCTATCAATCCCTTAGTAATGAGGAGCAGGAAAAACTGATTACCTCAGTAGAAAAATAG
- a CDS encoding endonuclease/exonuclease/phosphatase family protein, protein MEEKIVKKPLRHTAKFIGGIINGLFILIYILAMLSPYLSPRVSQIPAFLNLGFILILPLLVIFWLYHLICRNWRYFSVYSAMTLLSLGYILNYFPLHTGKSLTANRDIRIMTYNVCGLTYKDPDTGERLAARFITEKGADIVALQEAYLNQKGISNEQALQKIFGKQYPYIHSAHRKSQALLSKYKILAIEEIEYPTIGNGSHAYILQLPNHKKMLLVNNHMESYVLKENELNRYKEYVKNFQIKQIPKQILEIKRRLGPKLNQRAYAAKIVNEEMEKLCNKYEPDYVVVLGDLNDTPMSYTYQQVKAGYRDAFSETGFGISASFNEPFMPFRIDHLFYGGPLKAIGSSIPVKKSYSDHNPLIVDFEFQDK, encoded by the coding sequence ATGGAAGAGAAAATCGTCAAGAAACCGCTGCGACACACAGCAAAGTTTATAGGTGGGATCATCAATGGATTATTCATCTTAATATACATCCTGGCGATGCTCTCCCCCTATCTATCTCCTCGTGTCTCGCAAATACCAGCCTTTCTCAACTTAGGCTTTATCCTCATATTACCTCTTCTAGTCATCTTTTGGCTATACCATCTAATCTGCCGAAATTGGAGATATTTCTCAGTTTATAGTGCCATGACACTGCTCTCATTGGGTTACATACTCAATTACTTCCCCTTACACACGGGCAAGTCTCTTACAGCCAATCGCGACATAAGAATAATGACATACAATGTATGCGGACTAACCTATAAGGATCCTGACACAGGAGAGCGATTAGCTGCTCGGTTTATAACCGAAAAGGGTGCAGATATTGTGGCCCTCCAAGAAGCTTATTTAAATCAAAAAGGTATCTCCAATGAACAGGCACTCCAAAAAATATTTGGAAAGCAATATCCATATATTCACTCTGCTCACAGAAAAAGTCAAGCCCTATTATCTAAGTACAAAATTTTAGCCATTGAGGAGATTGAATATCCTACCATTGGAAATGGCTCACATGCATATATCTTACAGTTACCTAATCATAAAAAGATGCTTCTTGTGAATAACCATATGGAGTCTTATGTACTTAAGGAGAATGAACTTAATAGGTACAAAGAATATGTCAAAAATTTTCAAATCAAACAGATACCTAAGCAGATACTCGAGATAAAAAGACGACTAGGACCTAAACTTAATCAGCGTGCATATGCTGCAAAAATAGTCAATGAAGAGATGGAAAAGCTTTGTAACAAGTATGAGCCGGACTATGTGGTAGTATTGGGAGATTTGAATGATACCCCGATGAGCTACACCTATCAGCAAGTAAAGGCTGGGTATCGTGATGCTTTTTCAGAAACCGGATTTGGGATAAGTGCTTCATTTAATGAACCCTTTATGCCCTTCAGGATCGACCACCTCTTTTATGGAGGACCCCTCAAGGCTATTGGGAGTAGCATTCCGGTTAAGAAGAGTTACAGCGACCATAATCCGTTGATTGTGGATTTTGAATTCCAAGACAAATAA
- a CDS encoding aminoacyl-histidine dipeptidase, translating to MSAEIKKLKPEAIWSFFYDLTQIPRPTGQMKEVVEYIKGVGVQLGLETKVDKTGNVLISKPASEGMEDRPVVALQGHLDMVPQKNSHVNHDFTKDPIDAWIDGDWVKARETTLGADNGIGSAMALAILADKDLKHGPIEALFTVDEEVGMVGAFGLEEGFCRADYMLNLDSEVVDELYIGCAGGVDINVSLDYKDEVKPQAGDVTALISISGLKGGHSGVDIHLGRGNANKMLVRVLKKAYERFDLSLVELQGGSLRNAIPREATAKVMVPSEQLDDLKKLIAEYEVLYNFEYKSIENKITLSIEQENSTPNTIVPQDIAESTIQAIEACQNGVITYLSEFPGTVEASSNLAFMHLGNGSLEVKFLTRSSSESRKEMVASSIESAFSLIGAKVEFDGDYNGWQPDAHSHILEVMTKVFNQMNGEKPAIKVMHAGLECGIIQGVMPNTQMISFGPTISHPHSPDEKVNIPSVAKTWDLLVRTLEEI from the coding sequence ATGTCTGCAGAAATTAAGAAACTAAAACCAGAAGCAATATGGAGCTTCTTTTATGACCTAACACAAATCCCACGCCCTACAGGACAGATGAAGGAAGTGGTTGAATATATCAAAGGAGTCGGAGTCCAACTCGGATTGGAAACAAAAGTTGATAAAACTGGCAACGTTCTAATTAGCAAGCCTGCATCAGAAGGGATGGAAGACCGCCCTGTAGTAGCACTTCAAGGTCACCTAGATATGGTACCTCAAAAAAATAGCCACGTCAATCATGACTTCACCAAAGATCCAATTGATGCTTGGATTGATGGCGACTGGGTTAAAGCTCGTGAGACAACCTTAGGAGCTGATAATGGTATAGGTTCAGCCATGGCTCTTGCTATACTTGCTGATAAGGACCTAAAACACGGACCTATTGAAGCACTATTCACAGTCGATGAAGAGGTCGGTATGGTTGGTGCATTTGGTTTAGAAGAAGGTTTCTGCCGAGCAGATTACATGCTTAACCTAGACTCCGAAGTAGTGGATGAACTATACATCGGTTGTGCAGGAGGGGTTGATATCAATGTATCTCTAGATTACAAAGACGAAGTTAAGCCCCAAGCAGGTGATGTAACAGCTCTGATCTCAATTAGTGGGCTTAAGGGTGGACACTCTGGTGTAGATATTCATTTAGGACGCGGAAATGCCAATAAGATGCTAGTCCGTGTACTCAAAAAAGCTTATGAACGCTTTGACCTCTCATTAGTAGAATTACAAGGAGGCTCACTACGTAATGCTATCCCACGTGAAGCAACAGCCAAGGTAATGGTTCCTAGCGAACAACTTGATGACCTCAAAAAGTTAATAGCTGAGTACGAAGTTCTATATAACTTCGAATATAAGAGCATCGAGAATAAGATTACACTGTCTATCGAGCAGGAGAATTCAACACCTAATACCATCGTTCCTCAAGACATTGCTGAAAGTACCATTCAGGCAATAGAAGCTTGCCAGAATGGTGTAATAACCTACCTATCTGAATTCCCAGGTACAGTAGAAGCTTCTTCTAACCTCGCCTTTATGCACTTAGGTAACGGATCATTAGAAGTGAAATTTCTAACCCGTAGCTCAAGCGAATCAAGGAAAGAGATGGTCGCTAGCAGTATTGAAAGTGCTTTCTCTTTAATTGGAGCAAAGGTTGAATTTGATGGCGACTATAATGGATGGCAACCTGATGCTCACTCTCATATCCTTGAGGTGATGACAAAGGTATTCAACCAGATGAATGGTGAGAAACCTGCTATTAAGGTAATGCATGCTGGACTTGAGTGCGGTATCATACAAGGTGTCATGCCAAACACTCAGATGATTAGCTTCGGACCAACCATTTCTCATCCACACTCTCCAGATGAAAAAGTTAACATCCCTAGTGTTGCTAAGACATGGGACTTACTAGTTCGCACTCTAGAGGAAATATAA
- a CDS encoding DNA repair protein RecO C-terminal domain-containing protein, with translation MLTTAELIILKGVKYSDTSSIVNTYSEHYGSLAFKISRTPSSRKRGGTGAFFMPLSILSVTFDYHTKREVFTPREYSIIHTPKSPSIDPTANAVALFTIELLNRLLRSDGGDPAIYKYLKQKIEQMDNLPKKELSSFHLGVIVGLLHYIGILPQVESYKPGYILDYAEGQFHQSFKVNNFKEIEASKLLVDYIKTPNPEALPLNKEQRNNLLDLLLQYLSYHYPEIGNLRSPEILTQLF, from the coding sequence ATGCTTACCACCGCTGAGCTTATCATCTTAAAGGGTGTCAAGTATTCAGATACCAGTAGCATCGTAAATACATACAGCGAGCATTACGGCTCGCTAGCATTCAAGATCTCCCGTACTCCCTCTTCACGCAAAAGAGGAGGTACGGGGGCTTTTTTTATGCCACTTTCTATATTGTCCGTAACCTTTGATTATCACACCAAGAGGGAGGTATTTACCCCTAGAGAGTATTCTATTATACACACCCCAAAGAGTCCTAGTATTGACCCAACAGCTAATGCTGTAGCTCTATTTACAATAGAACTACTAAATCGATTACTACGTTCAGATGGTGGAGACCCTGCGATATATAAATATCTAAAACAAAAAATTGAGCAAATGGACAATCTCCCCAAAAAAGAATTAAGCTCATTTCACCTAGGTGTCATCGTAGGACTCTTACATTATATCGGTATCCTGCCACAAGTAGAGAGTTACAAGCCTGGATACATACTAGACTATGCAGAGGGACAGTTTCACCAATCATTTAAAGTAAACAACTTCAAAGAGATAGAAGCATCAAAGCTTCTAGTGGACTACATAAAGACCCCAAATCCAGAAGCACTTCCACTCAATAAAGAACAACGTAATAACCTACTTGATCTACTACTTCAATACCTTTCATATCACTATCCAGAAATAGGAAATCTCAGGTCTCCAGAAATACTAACTCAACTCTTCTAA
- a CDS encoding OsmC family protein: protein MNVNFQLKEGYSSVVSNNRGHEVTLDLPKEANGTDKGAKAFELLAMSLAGCIGTIFKMVAVKMRLDVQDIRVELETEEADTITNVSYRFYIKSDSPVEKIKKCLEHTEANCPVGILFAKAGVKFQHELIML, encoded by the coding sequence ATGAATGTAAATTTTCAGTTAAAAGAGGGTTATAGCTCAGTTGTATCAAACAATCGTGGTCATGAAGTGACACTAGATTTGCCAAAGGAAGCAAATGGAACTGACAAAGGTGCAAAGGCATTTGAGTTATTGGCGATGTCACTAGCAGGATGTATTGGCACAATTTTTAAAATGGTCGCTGTTAAGATGCGACTTGATGTCCAAGATATTAGAGTAGAGCTTGAAACAGAGGAAGCAGATACCATTACTAATGTTTCTTACCGCTTTTATATTAAGAGTGACTCACCAGTCGAGAAAATAAAGAAGTGTCTTGAGCACACTGAAGCAAACTGTCCCGTAGGAATTCTTTTTGCAAAAGCTGGAGTCAAGTTTCAGCACGAATTAATCATGCTTTAA
- a CDS encoding nucleoside recognition domain-containing protein, with protein MLLNYIWIGFFLLAVLAAIVQTFVTGDAGVFSEMASALFDSANTGFEISLGLAGVLTLWQGLLRVGENSGLVRRIAKGTAPFFHVLFPSLPKGHPVTGTMVMNFSANLLGLDNAATPLGLQAMQELQGLNKKKDEASDAMIMFLCINASGLTLIPITIIMYRMQLGSTSPADIFMPILLATGGSTLTSILAVSYKQKLDLLKTAFLLPVAIFLLLVTAIIWWASTVDQSTLSNYSTLVSHLILVGMVALFVLSGLLAKRNVYEDFIDGAKGGFTTAITIIPYIVAILVAVGVFRASGAMDWLMQGIAYLVSMVGLDTAWVDALPTMLMKPLSGSGARGLMIDAMTTYGPDSFVGRLVCLVQGASDTTFYILALYYGSVAIKRTRYTLGVSLMSDVVGMILALFFCYLFY; from the coding sequence ATGCTTCTGAATTACATCTGGATCGGTTTCTTTCTTTTAGCTGTCTTAGCTGCTATAGTGCAGACTTTTGTGACAGGCGATGCTGGTGTGTTCAGTGAGATGGCTTCTGCTTTATTTGATTCTGCAAATACAGGATTTGAAATCTCTTTGGGCCTTGCCGGGGTATTAACCCTATGGCAAGGGCTCCTAAGAGTGGGGGAGAATAGTGGACTGGTGCGGCGAATAGCGAAGGGTACGGCTCCATTTTTTCATGTCCTTTTCCCTTCTCTTCCTAAGGGACATCCAGTTACCGGCACTATGGTGATGAACTTTAGTGCTAATCTTTTGGGGCTTGATAATGCTGCGACACCTCTTGGACTGCAGGCGATGCAGGAGTTGCAAGGGTTGAATAAGAAAAAAGATGAAGCTAGTGATGCTATGATAATGTTCCTCTGCATCAATGCTAGTGGATTGACACTAATTCCGATCACGATTATAATGTATAGAATGCAGCTTGGAAGTACATCTCCAGCTGATATTTTTATGCCTATCTTATTGGCCACTGGAGGAAGTACTCTCACTTCTATTTTGGCAGTGTCCTATAAGCAAAAGCTTGATTTACTGAAAACTGCTTTTCTGCTTCCCGTAGCCATTTTTTTATTATTAGTAACCGCCATTATTTGGTGGGCAAGTACCGTAGATCAGTCAACCCTCTCAAATTACTCCACCTTGGTAAGTCATTTAATCCTTGTCGGAATGGTTGCATTATTCGTTTTAAGTGGGCTATTAGCAAAACGTAATGTTTATGAGGATTTTATTGACGGTGCTAAAGGCGGGTTCACTACAGCTATTACGATTATTCCCTATATAGTTGCAATATTAGTAGCGGTAGGTGTTTTCAGAGCGAGTGGTGCCATGGATTGGCTGATGCAGGGGATTGCCTACCTTGTTAGTATGGTCGGATTGGATACTGCATGGGTGGATGCTTTGCCTACAATGCTTATGAAGCCCCTTAGTGGTAGCGGAGCTAGGGGGTTGATGATTGATGCCATGACTACGTATGGACCCGATTCCTTTGTTGGCAGGTTAGTCTGTCTCGTTCAGGGTGCTAGCGATACAACATTTTATATACTTGCACTTTATTATGGTAGTGTAGCGATTAAGCGGACACGATATACTCTGGGAGTTTCTCTAATGTCAGATGTTGTGGGGATGATTCTTGCACTCTTTTTCTGTTATCTTTTTTATTAA
- the tyrS gene encoding tyrosine--tRNA ligase: MNFIEELKWRGMVHDMMPGTEEMLMKGQTSGYLGIDPTADSLHIGHLVGVMMLRHFQRAGHRPIAVIGGATGMIGDPSMKSAERNLLDEATLRHNQESIKKQLAKFLDFESDAPNAAKLVNNYDWMKDYSFLAFIRDVGKHMTVNYMMAKDSVKKRIAGEGGAGLSFTEFSYQLLQAYDFKYLYEHEGCRLQMGGSDQWGNITSGVELIRRTLQGDTYAVTCPLITKADGGKFGKTESGNVWLDPRYTSPYKFYQFWMNVSDEDASKFIRIFTSLGRDEIEALEKEHAEAPHRRVLQEKLAEEITVMVHSREDYELAVQASQILFGKSSLETLKKLDETTFLNVFEGVPMAEVSMSKLDGQLGILDLLVTECQFFASKGELRKLIKSGGVSINNEKLQDEQMIPTTDDLLNGKYMLVQRGKKNYFLIKMV, translated from the coding sequence ATGAATTTTATTGAGGAACTAAAGTGGAGGGGAATGGTGCATGACATGATGCCAGGAACAGAAGAAATGCTGATGAAAGGGCAGACCTCTGGCTATCTTGGGATCGATCCTACTGCCGATTCACTTCACATCGGACACTTGGTGGGAGTGATGATGCTCCGACACTTTCAACGTGCAGGACATCGCCCTATTGCTGTTATCGGTGGTGCTACTGGTATGATTGGCGATCCCTCAATGAAATCGGCTGAGAGAAATCTCCTAGATGAGGCTACGCTTAGGCATAATCAAGAGTCTATCAAGAAACAACTTGCAAAGTTCTTGGACTTTGAAAGTGATGCACCAAATGCAGCCAAGTTAGTGAATAACTACGATTGGATGAAGGATTATAGCTTCCTTGCTTTTATTCGTGATGTCGGGAAGCACATGACCGTCAATTATATGATGGCGAAAGATTCAGTGAAGAAAAGAATAGCTGGCGAAGGAGGTGCAGGACTTTCCTTTACTGAGTTTTCATACCAATTACTACAAGCATACGACTTTAAGTACCTCTATGAGCATGAAGGCTGTCGATTGCAAATGGGTGGCTCCGATCAATGGGGTAATATCACAAGTGGAGTAGAGCTCATTCGCCGTACTCTACAAGGAGATACCTATGCTGTTACGTGCCCATTAATTACCAAAGCAGATGGAGGGAAGTTCGGTAAGACAGAGAGTGGTAATGTCTGGTTGGATCCAAGATACACTTCACCATATAAGTTTTATCAATTTTGGATGAATGTATCTGATGAGGATGCCTCAAAGTTCATCCGAATCTTCACTAGCCTAGGACGTGATGAGATAGAGGCATTAGAAAAAGAGCACGCTGAAGCTCCCCATCGTAGGGTCCTCCAAGAAAAACTGGCTGAGGAAATCACCGTGATGGTGCATAGTAGAGAGGATTATGAGTTGGCTGTTCAAGCATCTCAGATACTTTTCGGTAAAAGCTCTTTAGAGACCCTTAAAAAATTAGATGAGACGACATTCTTAAATGTGTTTGAGGGTGTCCCTATGGCAGAGGTTAGTATGAGTAAGCTTGATGGCCAATTAGGGATCCTCGACCTCTTAGTTACCGAGTGTCAGTTCTTTGCCAGTAAAGGTGAGTTGAGAAAGCTCATTAAGAGTGGTGGCGTGAGTATAAATAACGAAAAGTTGCAGGACGAGCAGATGATTCCTACCACTGACGATTTACTTAATGGTAAGTACATGTTAGTGCAGAGGGGTAAGAAGAATTATTTCCTCATCAAGATGGTCTGA